One uncultured Fibrobacter sp. DNA segment encodes these proteins:
- the carA gene encoding glutamine-hydrolyzing carbamoyl-phosphate synthase small subunit produces the protein MTDKFNWKAKREKKAFLALADGTVFRGYAFGQANDTVGEAVFNTGMAGYKQILTDPSYAGQFVVFTTAEVGAYAANLEKSESRDVFLNGIVVNSLDDVSKEIGEESLHDYMLAHKKPGIAGVDTRALTIHLRDHGAQKAYLHVDGTEMSEADAIKKAQEWEGLDGQDYASKVSDPNGYEFSTEGDLNVVALDFGIKTNILRNLAAQNMKVTVLPINATFEQVMAKKPDGVFLSNGPADPNSLPQVAAVVKQLLGKVPLMGICLGNQLLGLALGAKVSKLKFGHHGCNHPVKNLKTGAVEITSQNHNYAIEEASLPANVEVTHINLNDNTVEGIRHKELPAFSVQYHPESAPGPNDSYYLFGEFRQMIENFKAGNTGEA, from the coding sequence ATGACTGACAAATTCAACTGGAAAGCGAAACGCGAGAAGAAGGCGTTTCTGGCATTGGCGGATGGAACCGTCTTCAGGGGCTATGCCTTCGGGCAAGCAAACGATACCGTCGGCGAAGCGGTATTCAACACCGGCATGGCGGGCTACAAGCAGATTTTGACGGACCCCTCCTATGCGGGCCAGTTCGTGGTGTTCACCACAGCCGAAGTCGGAGCCTATGCGGCAAACCTCGAGAAGTCCGAATCGCGCGACGTGTTCCTGAACGGGATTGTCGTGAACTCACTGGACGACGTGAGCAAGGAGATTGGCGAAGAAAGCCTGCACGACTACATGCTCGCCCACAAGAAACCGGGCATCGCAGGTGTGGATACACGCGCCCTCACCATCCACCTGCGTGACCATGGCGCACAGAAGGCCTACCTGCACGTGGACGGCACCGAAATGAGCGAAGCCGACGCCATCAAGAAAGCCCAAGAATGGGAAGGCCTGGACGGCCAGGACTACGCGAGCAAGGTGAGCGACCCGAACGGTTACGAATTCAGCACCGAAGGTGACCTGAACGTGGTCGCGCTCGATTTCGGCATCAAGACGAATATTTTGAGGAACCTCGCCGCACAGAACATGAAGGTGACGGTGCTCCCGATCAACGCGACATTTGAACAGGTGATGGCGAAGAAGCCGGACGGCGTGTTCCTCTCGAACGGTCCTGCCGACCCGAACAGCCTCCCGCAAGTCGCTGCAGTCGTCAAGCAACTCTTGGGCAAAGTTCCGCTGATGGGTATCTGCCTCGGTAACCAGTTGCTCGGTCTTGCGCTCGGCGCAAAGGTTTCCAAACTCAAGTTCGGCCATCACGGTTGCAACCACCCGGTCAAGAATTTGAAGACTGGCGCCGTGGAAATCACGAGCCAGAACCACAACTACGCCATCGAAGAAGCTTCGCTCCCCGCGAACGTAGAAGTCACGCACATCAACCTGAACGACAATACGGTCGAGGGCATCCGCCACAAGGAACTCCCCGCGTTCAGCGTGCAGTACCACCCGGAATCCGCTCCGGGACCGAACGATTCCTACTACCTGTTCGGCGAATTCAGGCAGATGATTGAAAACTTCAAGGCAGGCAACACCGGAGAGGCATAG
- a CDS encoding CTP synthase: MTKTANKGKQTKYIFITGGVVSSLGKGITSASLALLLKSRGYNVFMQKLDPYLNVDPGTMSPYQHGEVFVTDDGYETDLDLGHYERFAGVHCSKASSYTSGRIYSSVLSKERAGKYLGGTVQVIPHITNEIKDAFRSAAESGADIVLCEIGGVAGDIESLPFLEAARQFRFEVGVENTCFIHLVLVPYLKAAGELKTKPSQHSVAELRNIGIFPDILVCRTEMTIPQDHLDKLALFCNVKPECVIEEKDVTDSVYAVPRELSKQELDLRVLEQLHLSVHPIVHSEWDKLVKKATQPKFECTIALVGKYIAIRDAYKSVHEALQHAGMEHNAKVKVECIEAEELEKNPNMIKNADGILIPGGFGSRGVNGKCVAIKYAREHKVPLLGICLGMQCCVIEFARDVLGWKDANSTEFDENTAHPVIDLMDEQKNVTEKGGTMRLGAYPCKLMKDSNAAKLYKSEKISERHRHRYEFNYNSEFRKELEKAGLKIAGTSPDGKLVEMVEIKNHPYFEACQFHPEFKSRPTAPHPLFSGLVKAALDQKKKGSAPAKATQAKKK; encoded by the coding sequence ATGACCAAGACCGCAAACAAGGGCAAACAGACCAAGTACATCTTCATTACCGGCGGCGTGGTCAGCTCTCTCGGTAAGGGAATCACCTCGGCATCGCTTGCGCTGCTCCTCAAGAGCCGCGGCTACAACGTGTTCATGCAGAAGCTCGACCCGTACTTGAACGTGGACCCGGGCACCATGAGCCCCTACCAGCATGGCGAAGTCTTCGTGACCGACGACGGCTACGAAACCGACCTTGACTTGGGCCACTACGAACGCTTCGCGGGCGTACACTGCTCCAAGGCTTCGAGCTACACTTCGGGCCGCATCTACTCTTCCGTACTTTCCAAGGAACGCGCGGGCAAGTACCTCGGCGGCACGGTGCAGGTCATCCCGCACATCACTAACGAAATCAAGGACGCCTTCCGTTCTGCAGCCGAAAGCGGCGCCGACATCGTGCTCTGTGAAATCGGCGGTGTGGCAGGCGACATCGAATCTCTCCCCTTCCTCGAAGCTGCAAGGCAGTTCCGTTTTGAAGTCGGCGTGGAAAACACCTGTTTCATCCACCTGGTCTTGGTGCCTTACCTCAAGGCCGCTGGCGAACTCAAGACAAAGCCCTCGCAGCACTCGGTGGCAGAACTCCGCAACATCGGTATCTTCCCGGACATTCTGGTGTGCCGCACCGAAATGACGATTCCGCAGGATCACCTCGACAAGCTTGCGCTCTTCTGCAACGTGAAGCCCGAATGCGTGATTGAAGAAAAGGACGTGACGGATTCCGTCTATGCGGTACCGCGCGAACTTTCCAAGCAGGAACTCGACCTCCGCGTGCTTGAACAGCTCCACTTGAGTGTTCATCCGATCGTCCACTCCGAATGGGACAAGCTCGTCAAGAAGGCTACCCAACCCAAGTTCGAATGCACCATCGCGCTTGTGGGCAAGTACATCGCCATCCGCGACGCCTACAAGTCCGTGCACGAAGCTCTGCAGCACGCCGGCATGGAACACAACGCCAAGGTGAAGGTAGAATGCATCGAGGCCGAAGAACTCGAGAAGAACCCGAACATGATCAAGAATGCCGACGGCATCCTGATTCCGGGCGGTTTCGGCAGCCGCGGCGTGAACGGCAAGTGCGTCGCCATCAAGTATGCCCGCGAACACAAGGTCCCGCTACTCGGCATCTGCCTCGGCATGCAGTGCTGCGTGATTGAATTCGCCCGCGACGTGCTCGGCTGGAAAGACGCCAACTCTACGGAATTCGACGAGAATACCGCCCACCCGGTCATCGACCTGATGGACGAACAGAAGAACGTCACCGAGAAGGGCGGCACCATGCGCCTGGGCGCTTACCCGTGCAAGCTCATGAAGGATTCCAACGCCGCAAAACTCTACAAGAGCGAAAAGATCAGCGAGCGTCACCGTCACCGCTACGAGTTCAACTACAACAGCGAATTCCGCAAGGAACTCGAAAAGGCCGGCCTCAAGATTGCCGGTACTTCTCCCGATGGAAAGCTCGTGGAAATGGTGGAAATCAAGAACCACCCGTACTTTGAAGCTTGCCAGTTCCACCCGGAATTCAAGAGCAGGCCCACCGCGCCGCACCCGCTGTTCAGCGGCCTCGTCAAGGCTGCACTTGATCAGAAAAAGAAAGGTTCTGCGCCGGCCAAAGCCACTCAAGCAAAAAAGAAATAA
- the feoB gene encoding Fe(2+) transporter permease subunit FeoB, with protein sequence MPIEKEIFTIAIAGNPNCGKTALFNSLTGSNQIVGNWPGVTVEKKEGQFKLDNHTIRVVDLPGIYALFANSEDERAALDYLLKGEADLVVNILDATNLERNLFLTSQLMEKGVPMVLAVNMMDIAASRGIHVDLHKLEEILGVTAIGLTAVSPKSCEGFVNDLHKLLHNSRELPLPKAVKHSEVLEKLIEEISVPLKPVADKLGASPRWTAVQYLEHSGRVLELADELGVEIPHDKIEEDLGEEVEFALADSRYSYARDIAKAVIRDNTNKRTRTDKLDKLFLNRILGIPLFLIAMYLVFWFAVKVGSAFIDFFDILFGGIFVDGMTELLTKIGAPGVVVALLANGIGTGIQTVSTFIPVIFFMFLCLSFLEDSGYMSRAAFVADRFMRFLGLPGKAFVPMIVGFGCSVPALMGTRTLENKRERFLTLFLVPFMSCGARLPVYALFGAAFFGESAGTLVFGIYLTGIVIALIYGLLLRHTIFMGKESTFIMELPPYHLPKVRNLFRHAWLRLKEFVFRAGKVVLIMVTVLGFMGSVGIDGSFGNDNNEKSVLSAVGTVITPVFEPFGVERDNWPASVALFTGLFAKEAIVGTLNSLYAIEGTGGEGEVDAAPAENEALRQAQGPESSFSLKSTVKEALVSVPANLVEVFTSIANPLGVKKAIKESEGAGNEGAYKTMQAHFNLGNFQVLAYLLFILLYVPCLAAMGTAFRELGRFYGTLMMVFQTIIGWSLSVLFFQVTCGHSTAWIVTSVALLAGVVVSLVLIGRDQRKKKVFD encoded by the coding sequence ATGCCAATCGAGAAAGAGATTTTCACGATTGCGATTGCGGGCAACCCGAACTGCGGTAAGACTGCGTTGTTCAACTCGCTCACCGGCTCGAACCAGATTGTGGGCAACTGGCCGGGCGTAACTGTTGAAAAGAAAGAAGGCCAGTTCAAACTCGACAACCACACGATTCGCGTGGTGGACTTGCCAGGCATCTATGCGCTTTTCGCGAACTCCGAAGATGAACGCGCCGCTCTCGATTACCTGCTCAAGGGCGAGGCGGACCTAGTCGTGAACATTTTGGATGCGACGAATCTGGAACGCAACTTGTTCCTCACGAGCCAGCTGATGGAAAAGGGCGTGCCGATGGTCTTGGCGGTGAACATGATGGACATTGCGGCGAGTCGCGGTATCCATGTGGACCTGCATAAGCTCGAAGAAATCCTCGGCGTGACGGCGATTGGCCTCACGGCGGTGTCGCCCAAGAGTTGCGAAGGCTTCGTGAACGACTTGCATAAGTTGCTGCACAATAGCCGCGAATTGCCGCTCCCGAAGGCGGTCAAGCATTCCGAAGTCCTTGAAAAGCTGATTGAAGAGATCTCGGTGCCGCTCAAGCCCGTGGCCGACAAGCTCGGCGCAAGCCCGCGCTGGACGGCGGTGCAGTACCTGGAACATAGCGGTCGAGTGCTGGAACTTGCCGACGAACTCGGTGTCGAAATTCCACACGACAAGATTGAGGAAGACTTGGGCGAAGAGGTGGAATTTGCGTTAGCCGATTCCCGCTACTCCTACGCCCGCGACATCGCAAAGGCGGTGATTCGCGACAACACCAACAAGCGCACGCGAACCGACAAACTCGACAAGCTCTTCCTGAACCGTATCTTGGGAATACCGCTATTCCTTATCGCCATGTATCTGGTGTTCTGGTTTGCGGTGAAGGTCGGCAGCGCGTTCATCGATTTCTTCGACATTCTGTTCGGCGGAATTTTCGTGGACGGCATGACGGAACTTCTGACGAAGATTGGCGCGCCGGGCGTTGTCGTGGCGCTGTTGGCGAACGGCATCGGTACGGGTATCCAGACGGTGTCGACGTTCATTCCGGTCATCTTCTTCATGTTCCTTTGCCTTTCGTTCCTCGAAGATTCCGGCTACATGTCGCGTGCAGCGTTTGTGGCGGATCGCTTTATGCGATTTCTTGGGCTCCCAGGTAAGGCCTTTGTGCCGATGATTGTGGGCTTTGGCTGCTCGGTGCCGGCGCTCATGGGCACGCGCACGCTCGAAAACAAACGCGAACGCTTTTTGACCTTGTTCTTGGTCCCGTTCATGAGCTGTGGCGCACGCCTTCCGGTGTATGCGCTGTTTGGCGCGGCGTTTTTCGGCGAAAGTGCAGGGACGCTTGTGTTCGGGATTTATCTGACAGGTATCGTGATTGCGTTGATTTACGGCCTGCTCTTGCGCCATACGATTTTCATGGGCAAGGAATCGACATTCATCATGGAGCTGCCACCTTACCATTTGCCCAAAGTGCGCAATCTTTTCCGTCACGCATGGCTCCGCCTCAAGGAATTCGTTTTCCGTGCGGGCAAGGTCGTGCTCATCATGGTGACTGTGCTTGGCTTTATGGGCTCCGTCGGCATTGACGGGAGCTTCGGTAACGACAACAACGAAAAGTCGGTGTTGAGTGCCGTGGGTACGGTGATTACGCCGGTGTTCGAACCCTTCGGTGTCGAACGTGATAACTGGCCTGCTTCGGTGGCGCTCTTTACGGGGCTATTTGCAAAGGAGGCAATTGTCGGTACGCTTAATTCGCTGTACGCCATTGAGGGCACGGGCGGCGAGGGGGAGGTCGACGCAGCTCCAGCCGAGAACGAGGCCCTTCGGCAGGCTCAGGGACCTGAGTCGTCATTTAGCCTCAAATCGACGGTGAAGGAAGCCCTTGTGAGTGTCCCGGCGAACTTGGTGGAAGTCTTTACGTCCATCGCGAATCCGTTGGGTGTCAAAAAGGCGATTAAAGAAAGCGAAGGTGCTGGAAACGAAGGCGCATACAAGACGATGCAGGCTCATTTCAACCTTGGAAACTTCCAGGTGCTGGCCTACCTGCTGTTCATATTGCTTTATGTGCCGTGCCTTGCCGCCATGGGGACTGCCTTCCGCGAACTCGGGCGTTTTTACGGAACGCTCATGATGGTGTTCCAGACAATCATCGGCTGGAGCCTTTCGGTGCTGTTCTTCCAGGTGACTTGCGGGCATTCTACTGCATGGATCGTGACTTCGGTTGCTCTCCTCGCCGGCGTGGTCGTGAGCCTCGTGCTGATTGGCCGTGACCAGCGCAAAAAGAAAGTGTTCGATTAA
- a CDS encoding FeoA family protein: MNIEPKFSELKKGDKAEIIGYNTGDSQYKSKLLSMGLVRGVVLQVLQVAPLGDPVEVSVLSYRLSLRKQEANVLKLRRV; encoded by the coding sequence ATGAATATCGAACCGAAGTTTTCGGAACTTAAAAAAGGCGACAAGGCCGAAATTATTGGATACAACACGGGTGATTCTCAGTACAAGTCCAAACTTTTGTCGATGGGGCTTGTGCGTGGTGTGGTGTTGCAGGTTTTGCAGGTGGCCCCGCTCGGCGACCCGGTTGAGGTCAGCGTGCTTTCGTATAGGCTTTCGCTCCGCAAACAAGAAGCCAATGTGCTTAAGCTGAGGAGAGTCTGA
- a CDS encoding metal-dependent transcriptional regulator, whose amino-acid sequence MEQVKLSQSLEDYLEMVHMLRLANGIARVRDIAAALKVKMPSVAKAVIELKKLGLVTQEPYSGVELTSEGALVASQILNRHILLKGFLIKLGVSEAIADKDACCMEHILSAETLEKIEEFVNPAEVGTSAKKSKTAKSTKK is encoded by the coding sequence ATGGAACAAGTAAAGTTAAGCCAGAGCCTCGAAGACTACTTGGAAATGGTGCACATGCTGCGCCTTGCGAACGGGATTGCCCGTGTCCGCGACATTGCGGCTGCGCTCAAGGTCAAGATGCCGTCGGTTGCCAAGGCGGTGATTGAACTCAAGAAACTGGGCCTTGTGACGCAGGAGCCTTACAGTGGTGTCGAACTCACTTCGGAAGGTGCGCTCGTCGCATCTCAGATTCTGAACCGTCATATTCTGTTGAAGGGGTTCCTGATCAAGCTCGGTGTGTCCGAGGCGATTGCCGACAAGGACGCCTGCTGCATGGAGCACATTCTTTCGGCGGAGACGCTTGAAAAAATCGAAGAATTTGTGAATCCTGCAGAAGTGGGAACGTCTGCGAAAAAGTCGAAGACCGCTAAATCTACGAAAAAATAA
- a CDS encoding TonB-dependent receptor plug domain-containing protein — protein MKRFFIYKLITIVFVLIAIAAVATRAQESAGVNSDEEITNFDDVFAEEPTADESAPVKNSPTKNADVTVLDEMGVEGEGINEAAPVDKKTKAESVKVMDATELQGSSATIADATNRSSGVKIRQSGGMGSESKINIRGMEGKNVKVLVDGVPVDNGNGNFSVNDIPIDKIDRIEIYKSYVPERFATDGMGGVINIVTHDLPKSSITGSYSFGSFNTHKASLDAKYVWVVDSLKNRSVATGISAYFNYSDNDYEFTTPYMDTTVTRDHDRYYSYNVLPYVSFERFFFDRMTLGVIYNVMDKEIQSNSHRIEEANANAQSYGVNLSLEKANLFVKGLSAALSFSYAFGKEAVIDTSHTYYYGWDKENVREANTAFGEISMGGASHIERENQTIVAPWNFDYTFTQNHILTWSGLYRYESQDPEDKRAAKGQTLNSAGFPGHSHSVVTGLSLENNFWNERIQNVAGVKGYYYSIKADDDGEKRIQQLTDDYAENKDFGYSENLRIKMIDDLSVVEQFAVKGGYQHSLRFPTREEIFGDGMYVQCAPNLKPEKSDNFTAGTELDLRQIPLLLKLHLEFNWFYMLMDDRIYWNNYAAVPRPYYNSVGTKTTGFEIDAAIDVNEYISLSYNLTKQDAESREADLAYGIAEGLTVPNIPTFYMNFGAEFHIGDLLFRDDFFKLYWLANYTDEYYYSWKVSKKQDRTIPSSFSQDLGVEYSILANKLSWNFEVRNFMDKLVYDKYGESKPGRAFATKIKFTL, from the coding sequence ATGAAACGCTTTTTTATATACAAACTGATAACCATTGTCTTTGTTTTGATTGCTATCGCGGCGGTTGCAACGCGAGCGCAGGAATCGGCAGGGGTTAATTCCGACGAAGAGATTACAAATTTTGATGATGTTTTTGCCGAGGAACCTACTGCTGACGAAAGCGCTCCGGTGAAAAATTCACCGACGAAGAATGCGGACGTAACCGTTCTTGATGAAATGGGCGTTGAAGGTGAAGGAATCAACGAAGCGGCTCCTGTTGACAAGAAAACGAAGGCCGAATCGGTCAAGGTGATGGACGCTACGGAACTGCAGGGATCCAGCGCCACAATCGCAGACGCCACAAATCGTTCTTCTGGCGTGAAAATCCGCCAGTCGGGCGGCATGGGCAGCGAAAGCAAGATCAACATCCGTGGCATGGAAGGCAAGAACGTGAAGGTACTTGTCGATGGTGTGCCTGTCGATAACGGCAACGGGAATTTCTCTGTCAACGATATTCCGATTGATAAAATCGACCGCATTGAGATTTACAAGAGTTATGTGCCTGAGCGTTTCGCGACAGACGGCATGGGCGGCGTCATCAATATCGTGACGCATGACTTGCCCAAGAGTTCCATTACGGGCTCTTACAGCTTCGGGAGTTTCAACACGCATAAGGCCTCGCTCGACGCAAAGTATGTATGGGTGGTCGATTCGCTCAAGAACCGTTCCGTAGCCACGGGTATTTCGGCCTACTTCAATTACTCCGACAATGATTACGAATTCACCACGCCCTACATGGATACGACCGTAACGCGTGATCATGATCGCTATTACAGTTACAATGTGCTGCCGTATGTCTCGTTCGAAAGGTTCTTTTTTGACCGCATGACCCTTGGCGTAATTTACAACGTAATGGATAAAGAAATTCAGTCGAATTCCCACCGCATCGAAGAGGCGAACGCCAACGCGCAATCGTACGGCGTGAACCTTTCTCTCGAAAAGGCGAATTTGTTTGTCAAGGGGCTTTCGGCCGCGCTTTCGTTCAGCTACGCCTTCGGTAAAGAGGCTGTCATCGATACGAGCCATACTTATTACTACGGCTGGGACAAAGAGAATGTTCGCGAAGCGAATACCGCTTTTGGCGAAATTTCTATGGGTGGGGCGTCGCATATCGAACGCGAAAACCAGACGATTGTAGCTCCCTGGAATTTTGACTACACGTTCACGCAAAATCACATTCTCACCTGGAGCGGCCTTTACCGCTACGAATCGCAAGATCCGGAAGACAAGCGCGCCGCTAAAGGCCAGACGCTCAATAGCGCTGGATTCCCCGGGCACAGCCATTCCGTTGTAACGGGGCTTTCTCTCGAAAACAACTTCTGGAATGAACGAATCCAGAATGTGGCGGGTGTCAAGGGATATTACTACTCCATCAAGGCTGACGACGACGGCGAAAAACGTATACAGCAGCTGACAGATGACTATGCCGAAAACAAGGATTTCGGTTACAGTGAAAATTTGCGCATTAAAATGATTGACGATTTGTCGGTTGTCGAACAGTTTGCTGTCAAGGGCGGTTATCAGCACAGCTTGCGGTTCCCGACTCGCGAAGAAATCTTTGGCGACGGAATGTACGTACAGTGCGCTCCGAACCTGAAACCTGAAAAATCCGATAACTTTACAGCGGGTACTGAACTTGACTTGCGACAGATTCCATTGCTCTTGAAACTGCATTTGGAATTCAACTGGTTCTACATGCTTATGGACGACCGTATTTATTGGAATAATTATGCCGCCGTTCCGCGCCCGTATTATAATAGTGTGGGAACAAAGACAACTGGCTTTGAAATCGATGCCGCAATCGATGTGAACGAATACATTTCGCTTTCTTACAATCTCACCAAGCAAGATGCTGAAAGCCGCGAGGCGGACTTGGCTTATGGGATTGCAGAGGGACTGACGGTACCGAATATTCCCACATTCTATATGAACTTCGGTGCAGAATTCCATATTGGCGACTTGCTTTTCCGCGATGACTTCTTCAAACTTTATTGGCTTGCAAACTACACCGATGAATATTACTACTCCTGGAAAGTATCCAAAAAACAGGACCGAACTATTCCAAGTTCCTTCTCGCAAGATTTAGGTGTAGAATATTCGATTCTTGCAAATAAGCTCTCGTGGAATTTCGAAGTGCGCAACTTTATGGATAAACTCGTTTACGACAAGTATGGCGAATCCAAACCCGGTCGTGCCTTTGCTACCAAAATCAAGTTTACACTATAA
- a CDS encoding ABC transporter ATP-binding protein has protein sequence MKKKSLLSWIFLFAKNKKKYYFASIFFALLRVACGIAPYIIIANIVRELLSGVRDWDVYLKECLIIAAFWFGNVLFHSISTTLSHVATFNVLGNIRKDLCDKLSRVPLGSVLDMPSGALKNILVERIDSMETTLAHVVPEFTSNLILPVLMFVYLFHIDWRMGLTSLGTLPIGMVAMAVMFAGAQKWFDNSIQKTKALNDTAVEYINGIEVIKAFGKSKSSYDKFVVAAKEGSDCFVEWMRNCIWPHALAITVAPATLLTVLPFGGYFYYNGSITAVDFITVIIISVSIMMPLLTIMSYSDDISKAGVIFGEVGSVLEMKELARPATDKRKPADNSITLKDVRFSYHASTSLSTGKDKVPELAEGPSNEKSKEILHGINMVLPEGSFTAFVGPSGSGKSTIARLIASLWDVDSGDIEIGGINIRDLSLEEYNRRVAYVSQDNFLFDMSVRENIRLGRPSASDAEVEEVARQSGCYEFIMSLENGFDTVVGGSGAHLSGGERQRIAIARAMMKNAPIVILDEATAYTDPENEAIIQKSVAKLVQGKTLIVIAHRLSTVKDADKLYVIKDGNIDSCGTHQELLEKGGLYKSMWQAHISAKDSEEDA, from the coding sequence ATGAAAAAGAAATCTCTGCTCTCTTGGATTTTCCTGTTTGCCAAAAACAAGAAAAAATATTACTTCGCAAGCATTTTCTTTGCGCTTTTGCGCGTTGCTTGCGGAATTGCCCCTTACATCATTATCGCAAACATCGTGCGCGAACTGCTTTCGGGCGTGCGCGACTGGGATGTTTACCTTAAAGAATGCCTGATTATTGCGGCATTCTGGTTCGGGAATGTCCTGTTCCACAGCATTTCGACGACGCTTTCGCACGTAGCGACGTTCAACGTTCTCGGTAACATCCGCAAGGACCTTTGCGACAAGCTATCGCGTGTGCCGCTGGGTTCTGTTCTCGACATGCCCTCGGGCGCGCTCAAGAACATCCTGGTAGAACGCATCGACAGCATGGAAACGACGCTTGCGCACGTGGTTCCGGAATTTACCTCGAACCTGATTCTCCCTGTGCTCATGTTCGTCTACCTTTTCCATATCGATTGGCGCATGGGGCTTACCTCACTTGGAACGCTCCCGATCGGTATGGTCGCCATGGCCGTCATGTTTGCCGGAGCGCAAAAGTGGTTCGACAATTCTATCCAGAAAACGAAGGCGTTGAACGACACCGCGGTTGAATACATTAACGGCATCGAAGTCATCAAGGCGTTTGGCAAGTCAAAGTCTTCTTATGACAAGTTTGTAGTAGCCGCAAAAGAAGGGAGCGACTGTTTTGTCGAATGGATGCGCAATTGCATTTGGCCGCACGCCCTTGCCATTACGGTCGCTCCTGCCACGCTATTGACGGTGTTGCCGTTTGGCGGTTACTTCTATTACAACGGTTCCATTACGGCAGTGGATTTTATCACCGTCATCATCATCTCGGTAAGTATCATGATGCCGCTCCTCACCATCATGAGTTACAGCGACGACATCAGCAAGGCGGGCGTCATTTTCGGCGAAGTCGGCTCTGTGCTCGAAATGAAGGAACTTGCACGCCCCGCGACGGACAAGCGTAAACCCGCCGACAATTCCATCACGTTGAAAGACGTGCGCTTTAGCTACCATGCTTCGACTTCGCTCAGCACAGGCAAGGACAAGGTCCCTGAGCTTGCCGAAGGGCCTAGCAATGAAAAAAGCAAGGAGATTCTCCACGGCATCAACATGGTTCTCCCCGAAGGGAGCTTTACCGCATTCGTGGGCCCGAGTGGCTCGGGCAAATCGACAATCGCCCGCCTTATTGCCTCACTTTGGGACGTTGACAGCGGCGATATCGAAATCGGCGGCATAAACATCAGAGACCTTTCACTCGAAGAATACAACCGCCGTGTCGCCTACGTTTCGCAGGATAACTTCCTGTTCGACATGTCTGTCCGCGAAAACATTCGGCTCGGGCGGCCTTCGGCATCGGATGCCGAAGTCGAAGAGGTGGCGCGCCAAAGCGGCTGCTACGAATTTATCATGAGTCTCGAAAACGGGTTCGACACGGTTGTCGGCGGCTCGGGCGCCCACCTCTCCGGTGGCGAGCGCCAGCGCATCGCCATCGCCCGCGCCATGATGAAAAACGCCCCCATCGTCATTCTCGACGAAGCGACCGCCTATACCGACCCCGAAAACGAAGCCATTATCCAGAAATCCGTAGCAAAACTCGTGCAAGGCAAGACGCTCATCGTGATTGCCCACCGTCTTTCTACCGTCAAGGACGCCGACAAGCTCTACGTCATCAAGGACGGCAACATCGACAGCTGCGGCACACACCAGGAACTGCTCGAAAAGGGCGGTCTATACAAGTCCATGTGGCAAGCCCACATCAGTGCCAAGGATTCCGAGGAGGATGCATAA